CAAGTGGTTTTAGGGACATTTCAGGGATAAAATTGGCGTACATGCCACCTTGTCCCTAAATGACAGAGTCGACTGGGCAACGCCGCAACAGCGCAAGGCTGAAGCGACTCTCTCAGTATCTCCGGACGCATCACTCTGATCGATACGGCCTCTCGTTACGACGAAAAACAAGGCCTTCAGGAGAAGAGCTGATCTACCTCTCCTTCAACACCCGCGCTGACGGATCGGGAGATCAGAGGTGGCTGAAGCTGACCTCCACCTATGAAGATCCCGACGTCGCGATCTCTAGAGCAGTCGACCAGGCACTGGCCAACTTCGACAAAGACCTCAAGCGCAACGCAGGCGGGCCAGTCGGAAGCTCATTGGGCGTTTACCAGCGGCAGGCACTAAACCGCATCGAAGCCTCGGGGAATTCCGAGAAACATGCTTCGCGAAGGGTGAAATGGCTGAAATCCTGCGTGCAATGGCTCAGCGATCAGAACGGTCGAGCCACCAGCCGTGAAGACCTACTGAAATGGATCCAACATTGGCCGGCAGAAGCAAGGAGCCGGCGCGATGCCATCTCTGCAGCATGCCTCTTGTTCGATATCGCGACAGATGGGAAGAGACTGAATCCGGGTCAAGAAAACGCTTACAAGGAACCAGCTGCAGGGCAAGGAAAACCTGTCGAGCCAACTGAGGTGGAAAGAGTGATCCTGTCGCTCTGGGATCGAGCCAAGTCGTCTGAACTTGCTCACGCCGCGGCCTGGCTCACATCCTGGGTCGCCCTCACAGGCGCAAGAGGATCCATGGTGATGTCCTCTGAGTTGATGTGGAAAATGAAAGGCAGTGTCGAAGTAGCCGTTGGGAGCTACGTGCGATGCCAAGACAACAAACGGGGCAGAAACCGCCCCGCCAACCTCTGCCCGTCTTGGCGTGATCTCCTAGAGAGCGTCGGGCCTCAACGTCTGCAAGAACCACCTGAGCGACTTCGCCTTGCAGCAAGCCCCTGGGACGAGAAGCCCACTCAGGATCAGCAACGAAAGACAGAGCAAGAGCTTGGTGCCGTACATGGCTGGATTTGGCGGGAACTCTCGGATGAGAAAGGCTTGAAGGAAGACCGCGATCTAATTGGCCTCCGCACACTGCGCCATAACGCAGCTCGACGACTACTGGAGGTCAAGCAATTGGACTTACTTCAGATCGCGGGTCTGCTCTCAACCTCAGAAGACATGCTTCGACGGACTTATGCAGACCATCACCGATTCCGCTCGCACGAAATCATCCGAGAAGTCTTCGGATAGTGCGCGTCATGGTTCAACTGCGTCCTTCCCAATCTCAATCCAGCTCACCGCTTTTCACCTTCTGGTGAATGGCCCGCAGAAGATCTCGAATCAGCTCCTCATTGGTGGAGATACCACCACTGTGGCGATCACGACGGGCCTCAAAAAACAAGCTGCAACGCAGCTGCGTAAGCGTTGCCGCACCACCTGAATTCGCCAGATCCGCACAGGCATCAAACCCTCCCATCTGCTCATAGCCATTGATGGTGTGCGCGAAGCGAATCCAGCCGCTTAGATCACCCTCAGGCGAGGGGATCTTCTCAAGGATCAGTTCCGTGTTGGGAATAATGCTCATGGCTATGGCCTGGGGCAGTTTCGGCTGACGTCCGCATCAGATTCGTAGTTTTTCTCCGATCGAAAATCCCCCAATGGAGGGATCCCAGAGAAGTCGAACTGATTCATCGTCGAGCAGAGAACATCTGGGAGTCATATGACCACTTCGTTACCGCCAACAGGCAAATTCCCTGCAGAGCCCAACCAACTCGAGCGGGCAGAGCTGGCAGCACACCTTGAGGCGGAAGGTGTGACCCCACCGCCCAAACCACTGGAAAGTTTCACCAAGAAGGAGCTGGTTTCGATGCTGAAATCACTGCTGGGGGAGAGCCTGAAATGACCATCACGCCCCGATACGGAGAAGCACTGCAATGGACCGATGCATTGCACCGAGATCAACGGCGCAAAGGTAAAGCCGTTCCCTACATCGCTCATCTGATTGCCGTCAGCTCCTTGTTCGATAGCCCCTCTGTCAGACCCACAAGTACTTCCTTCTCCCTTTCTGTGATGTCGTTCGGGAGAACCATTGCAAAGGGGTTCGCACCCACATAACCCGCTTTCTTCCTGACTTGTTCGGGGTAGTAGACGCCTCGTTTGGCAATGGCTCGCAGAGCTTTGACGAAGTCGCCATCCCCGTCAGAGATGTTGGAGTTGAAGCAGATTCCTTCTGCCCCTGCCTCCAGGCACTCCTCAACGACAACAGCTGTTTCCTTTGCCAGGAAGATCAGGGTGTGGGTGTTCGGAGCAGTGGTCTTCAGTTCTTTGATGAGTGAGGGGCCGTAACCCTGTTCCAACTCATCGGTGAGGATGACGAGGTCAGGTGCCTGTACCGCTGCCTCTTGGAGTGCCTCCTTTTCACAGGTCACTGCCCAAAGCACTTTCCCCCTGAAGAACTCCAGAAGGTTCATTGCGGCCAGTAGTAGTGGGTTGCCAGCCACCAGGCCAATGGTCTGTCCTTTCAGGAGGGAACGAGCCTCGTCCTCCTCAATGGCTCTTGCTGGGGAGACGTGATTCAGCTTCATGGAACCAGTTTGGCCACGAATGGACTTGCGCTCTAATCATTGGTGACATTGCCCACAATCACGCCCAGTTGCACAAAATCCCAAGGACAAATCAGGGACAGACTCCTCAGACCTTTTCCTTTAACTGGGAGCTAGGTGGCAGCAGCGGCCACCAACCCCAGCGCTGATCAGCAGGATTCACACCAGCTCCAGCCACCATGCTCCCCGTCAATGCAGTAATTCTGCAGAGGAATCGATCAGGCCAGGGGCAAACCACCCACCGCGGCGCAAAACAGCACCACCCGCCACGCCGGTTGCCGCCAGCTCACCAACAGCACAAGTGCCACCAACGCCAGGCTGAACTCAGCGCTATCGCGGATTCCCGTTTGCCAGCGGGTTAAAACAAGGACGCCAAGAACGGCTGAGTTCGTCGCGAGTCAGGCCCGGCCGAACAGCGTCGCGTAGTGCCGATACCAGTCGCTCTGAAACCGGCATTCGGGGTCGTGCATCAGTTTCGCATCGAGGAACTCCGAAAATTGCGGATAGCACGTCTCGACCTGTTCCCTCGTCGCCCACGGGTGATAGGTGAGATAGAACCGCCCCCCATGCTCGATCACCCGGTCGATGATCCGGCGAAAATCGGCCTGGGCCTTACGGATGCCTTCCGGCGTGTGCATGACATGCAGATTGCAGACGATGCAGACGCTTCTCCGAGTAGCCCAAGGGAGAAAACTCTCCTCGTCGGGCTCGATGAACCGGATGGTTCCATAGGTCATGTCGACTGCATGGCGAATGAAGTCCTGACGCACCTCGATCAGAAACGGGATCAGTGAGTCGCGGTCGACGTAAACCTCCGTGATCATCTCGGTCCCCTGATCGGTGGACACCACGGCGTCATACCCATCGAACACGTTCGAAAGCTGGTGGGCATCCGACCAGTAGACCTGACCCGAAGTACCCAGATAGAACTGCTTGTACGTCGCAAAGGCCTTTCCCTTGTTGGTTCGCGCGAGTCGATAGAGATCGGCCCAGTCGGACGCCGCCATGTGGCGGGTCTCTTCGGGAACGGGAGTGTCGTCGGGAACCGGTCGGTAGCAGGAGAAGACTCCGGGATGGAACTCCTCGCCACCATGCAGGTCGATCGAGTACTGACAGTCACCAAAGAGGAAACCATCCTCAATCGCCGCATCGATTCGAGGCATGAGAGTCCTGACCGCGATGACCTCCACGATCCGCTTCACCTTGCACCGAGGCACAAGTCGAATCGTGACCCGGGTCACCACGCCGAAGAGACCGTACCCGCCGATCGCGAGGGCGAAGAGATCACGATTCTCGGTTCGACTGCACACCTTCAATCGCCCATCGGCGTCGATGATCCGGAAGGACTCGATGTCCGAAACGAAAGGCGGAAATTGAAGTCCCCGACCGTGGATGTTGGAGGAGAGCGAGCCCGCAATGGAGACCTGATCGATTCCGGTCTGCTTCTGCCGCACCGCCCAGATCGTTTCACTCCCGTCCTGATCAGCGTGGAGGTAACCGATCAATTCCGGCCACATGATTCCACCCTCGACTTCGATCAGACCATTCCGACGATCGAATGCAACGATCCGATCCATCCCACGAAGATCGAGATGCAAGGTTCCGCTGCCGAACTGCTGCCGCCCCATCGAATGCCGGCCTCCGGCCATGGAGATCGAATCGCCCGCCTCGGCCGCAGTCAGGATCGCCTTCCGGACCTCCTCCTCCGAACATGGCGAAAGAATGGATTTCACATGAGTGGGATTCAGACGGGATTGAGCATCATTGACTTCAGGCATGAAAAAAGGCTCCTTCGATGGACGTGGTTATGGATGAGACAGTCATTCACTCGGAACCATCCAGCACGAAGTTCTCGGTGACAGCGTCACCATCCCAGGGACTGACGACGAGGTAAAGGCGACGTTCGCCAAAGCATTGCTCAGGCTGCGAATCATCACTGGCCCACAATCACGACAAATTGCACAACAAAACAGAAGCAATTCAGAGATCAACCTCTTAAACCCACTGCAAGCAGACAATCCTGAGTGGCAGCAGCAACCAGAAGGGCCAGCTTTGACTCTCAGGCTGGGTGACATTTACCTTCACACATTTCTGGCTCAGTCAACGACATTCTGACCATTGGCGATGCTGTGCAGTGGTTGGTCTTCAGTGTTCACTGCACACAAAGCCCCGCAGGAACCGTTTCACGAAATACTCCAAGCCACGCGCAAGCAAAAGCAGGGCATTAATGAGACTTGCCTGCCCGTTTCAACCAATCATCCAAGGTTTCTGAAAGCAAATAGTGATAGCCACGTTCCAACGAAGCATCTTCATAAGCACCAAGATCAACCACCTTCCATCGAAATGACTCAAGTCGATCTCGTTCAAGAAACACAACAACAGGATGCTCAAACTGACGGTTTTTACCACCAGAAAGAATCACAAGATTCACTTTGACTTCATCTGGATCCACAACTTGGCATCGAATTGACTGAATCCCATCAGTTCCCCATTGCGTTCCGGAAAAAATATCAATGTCCACGACCACATAACCCTTTCTCGAGGCTTCATATTGGGCCTGTTCCTTTGCAACATCGAGCAACTGCCTGTAAATAGCTGCTTCGAATAGATGGCTATATCGTGAGAGGCTCTTGCTCCAGAAATCAGACCTTACCTCTTCGCTGTAAAGCAAGCGCACTAATGGCTCAACACCGTCAGGACAACCAGAGTTCTGCTGGTTAGCCGACGCAGGAGCCAATGACATAGTCAACATGAGCCCCAGGAACCAAAGATGCATCGAAGGGATACTTGTATGCATTAACACATCCAAACAAAACATCAACCATTTAATCATCGGCGAGACAACCAACCTAAAAGGATAGAATTTTTAAAAATTAATTTAACGACTACAGTTTTGCTGCAACAAGTGTGCAATAACCATGGCGCCACTGAGTCAACACAAACACTGTTCAAGCCAGGTTCTGCTGAGCAGCCAGAACTGTTCCGTTGCCGAGCAATTCCTACAGACTCAGCTCCACCTACCAGAATGCTCCGGAGCGGGAAATTGGCAGCTTCGGAGATATGCTTTTTTTGCTTCATCGCCATCTCTGCAAGCAACAGATCAGACTCAAATCACAGTAACAAGACACTGAGGCAACAACGGATGTGCAGGCGATGGCTGGTGCATCAATAACAAAACCGAAAATGAATCAGAACCGCACCTCAGCATCACAGGTAGCAACAGACAAAGAGCCAACCATCAATAAGATCGCTCTCGAAGAACACTTCTCCATCGAAGAACTTCTCCCCACATCAGCGGAGTTGGAGTTTTTCGACCCACAGGTGCTTGGCGTGATTGAACCGTTGCTGCCTGAACTAGCTGAACAGCGCCTGTCCAATATGGACAAGGCCGGGATCGAGATCGCTGTGCTGTCACAGACTGCACCGGGAATTCAAGCGATCGCCCACTCGCCCGAAGCATCGGCCATGGCTAGACAAGCCAACGACGCTCTACACGCAGCCGTAGAGATAGAACCTCGACGATTCAGAGGCTTTGCGGCGCTGAATCTGCACGACATCGATACAGCTTGTGCTGAGCTAAAGCGATGCGTAGGCGAGCTGGGTTTCGTTGGAGCTCTGGTCAACGGCAGCACACAAGGTGAATACCTCGACAGTCCCAGAGTCGATTCGCTGTGGTCGACGCTCGAGCAGCTTGACGTGCCCCTTTATCTCCATCCCGGACTTCCAACCAATCAACCCGCTTCGATGGTGAAGGAACTCGATGGTGCCACTTGGGGCTGGTCATTTGACACCGCTACCCATGCGCTGCGCCTGATTGTGAAAGGCGTTTTTGAAAAACATCCCAACGCCAAGGTGATCCTGGGACACATGGGGGAAAACCTGCCATTCTATCTCTGGCGACTCGACAGTCGATATTCGTCGACTCGCTATCGCGGCGACATCAGCACACCACCCAGCGATGTATTCCGGCAAAATTTCTTCATCACCACCTCAGGCGTCTGTGATGATGCTGCACTGCAATGTTCGATCGCTACCCTCGGCGCAGAACGCATCATGTTCTCCACGGATTACCCCTATGAAGACATCGAACTCGCAGGCCGATGGATTGAGCAAGCAGCGATCG
Above is a window of Synechococcus sp. BIOS-U3-1 DNA encoding:
- a CDS encoding response regulator transcription factor, whose protein sequence is MKLNHVSPARAIEEDEARSLLKGQTIGLVAGNPLLLAAMNLLEFFRGKVLWAVTCEKEALQEAAVQAPDLVILTDELEQGYGPSLIKELKTTAPNTHTLIFLAKETAVVVEECLEAGAEGICFNSNISDGDGDFVKALRAIAKRGVYYPEQVRKKAGYVGANPFAMVLPNDITEREKEVLVGLTEGLSNKELTAIR
- a CDS encoding amidohydrolase family protein codes for the protein MNQNRTSASQVATDKEPTINKIALEEHFSIEELLPTSAELEFFDPQVLGVIEPLLPELAEQRLSNMDKAGIEIAVLSQTAPGIQAIAHSPEASAMARQANDALHAAVEIEPRRFRGFAALNLHDIDTACAELKRCVGELGFVGALVNGSTQGEYLDSPRVDSLWSTLEQLDVPLYLHPGLPTNQPASMVKELDGATWGWSFDTATHALRLIVKGVFEKHPNAKVILGHMGENLPFYLWRLDSRYSSTRYRGDISTPPSDVFRQNFFITTSGVCDDAALQCSIATLGAERIMFSTDYPYEDIELAGRWIEQAAIDPLAKTMICRDTARTLLRLG
- a CDS encoding FAD-binding oxidoreductase, which encodes MPEVNDAQSRLNPTHVKSILSPCSEEEVRKAILTAAEAGDSISMAGGRHSMGRQQFGSGTLHLDLRGMDRIVAFDRRNGLIEVEGGIMWPELIGYLHADQDGSETIWAVRQKQTGIDQVSIAGSLSSNIHGRGLQFPPFVSDIESFRIIDADGRLKVCSRTENRDLFALAIGGYGLFGVVTRVTIRLVPRCKVKRIVEVIAVRTLMPRIDAAIEDGFLFGDCQYSIDLHGGEEFHPGVFSCYRPVPDDTPVPEETRHMAASDWADLYRLARTNKGKAFATYKQFYLGTSGQVYWSDAHQLSNVFDGYDAVVSTDQGTEMITEVYVDRDSLIPFLIEVRQDFIRHAVDMTYGTIRFIEPDEESFLPWATRRSVCIVCNLHVMHTPEGIRKAQADFRRIIDRVIEHGGRFYLTYHPWATREQVETCYPQFSEFLDAKLMHDPECRFQSDWYRHYATLFGRA